The Urbifossiella limnaea genome has a window encoding:
- the cpaB gene encoding Flp pilus assembly protein CpaB — translation MRGSLLAVVAIAVVLGLGVVALVRTMGWLSPPAAVAPPPAPAPVVVVPPPPPQVVVYNLHLTPGDSLDGQYVSVRPLRADELKEYDANKADYLPPSRATAAFRYAAKSVVADTPLKASDLAAVKRPEPLAARLAPGTRAIDLGLPKELAAGGLIATGDWVDVLVLTDVARTDSPAKVPQIGVLVQSAPVIAKRSSLFTIFAPPQDGLIGHTLAVNPYRAALLDYARSVGTLSLSPVSAAQKQRLDDLRARAMEEPTKTLLAIPFAEPGSPEYREEQDRIAKYARGELSVGRADLARVLQLAPPAPKTPAVQIELFRGTARAGNATFSPADPGFEYVFSSPTGPGNAPAPGTTVRPVAAPPKN, via the coding sequence ATGCGCGGGTCGCTGTTGGCGGTGGTGGCGATCGCCGTCGTTCTCGGGCTCGGGGTCGTGGCCCTGGTCCGCACCATGGGCTGGCTCAGCCCGCCGGCCGCCGTGGCGCCGCCGCCGGCCCCCGCGCCGGTCGTCGTCGTGCCGCCGCCGCCGCCGCAGGTCGTGGTCTACAACCTCCACCTCACCCCCGGCGACTCGCTGGACGGGCAGTACGTGAGCGTCCGCCCGCTGCGGGCCGACGAGCTGAAGGAGTACGACGCGAACAAGGCCGACTACCTGCCGCCGTCGCGGGCCACCGCGGCGTTCCGGTACGCGGCCAAGAGCGTCGTCGCCGACACGCCGCTGAAGGCGTCCGACCTGGCCGCGGTGAAGCGGCCGGAGCCGCTGGCCGCCCGCCTCGCCCCCGGCACCCGGGCCATCGACCTGGGCCTGCCGAAGGAACTGGCCGCCGGCGGTCTCATCGCCACCGGCGACTGGGTGGACGTGCTCGTCCTGACGGACGTGGCCCGGACCGACAGCCCGGCGAAGGTGCCGCAGATCGGCGTGCTGGTGCAGTCAGCGCCGGTCATCGCCAAGCGGTCGTCGCTGTTCACCATCTTCGCCCCGCCGCAGGACGGCCTGATCGGCCACACCCTGGCGGTTAACCCGTACCGCGCCGCCCTGCTGGACTACGCCCGCTCCGTCGGCACGCTCAGTCTGTCGCCGGTGTCCGCGGCCCAGAAGCAGCGGCTGGACGACCTGCGGGCGCGGGCGATGGAGGAGCCGACGAAGACGCTGCTGGCGATCCCGTTCGCCGAGCCCGGCAGCCCCGAGTACCGCGAGGAGCAGGACCGCATCGCCAAGTACGCCCGCGGCGAGCTGTCGGTCGGCCGGGCGGACCTGGCCCGGGTGCTGCAGCTGGCCCCGCCGGCCCCGAAAACCCCGGCCGTGCAGATCGAGCTGTTCCGCGGCACGGCCCGCGCCGGCAACGCCACGTTCTCCCCCGCCGACCCCGGGTTCGAGTACGTGTTCAGCAGCCCGACCGGCCCCGGCAACGCGCCCGCCCCGGGCACCACGGTGCGCCCGGTGGCGGCGCCGCCCAAGAATTGA
- a CDS encoding prepilin peptidase: MTFPAPGFAWAFAALLLAGLSAACWHDLRTLRVPKPVTLGLLAGGVLMNLVRGAWVGADGAEAWSLGPNGAAVGALDGFLFALAGFAVGFGVFFVLWVFGVGGGGDVKLAAAVGAWVGPKLFLFVLAVALVAVTVLTLARMAGALLRGRPGQGLRAKAAPWRLLSFSLPMTLGVIVLLALLVLPVQVRLVPAGG; this comes from the coding sequence ATGACGTTCCCCGCCCCCGGATTCGCCTGGGCCTTCGCCGCCCTGCTGCTCGCCGGCCTGTCGGCCGCCTGCTGGCACGACCTGCGGACCCTCCGCGTCCCCAAGCCGGTGACGCTCGGGCTCCTCGCCGGCGGCGTGCTGATGAACCTGGTCCGCGGCGCCTGGGTCGGTGCCGACGGGGCGGAAGCCTGGAGCCTCGGCCCGAACGGGGCGGCGGTCGGGGCGCTCGACGGATTCCTGTTCGCGCTGGCCGGGTTCGCCGTCGGGTTCGGGGTGTTCTTCGTCTTGTGGGTGTTCGGCGTCGGCGGCGGCGGCGACGTGAAGCTGGCGGCCGCGGTCGGCGCGTGGGTGGGGCCGAAGCTGTTCCTGTTCGTGCTGGCGGTGGCCCTGGTCGCGGTGACCGTGCTGACGCTGGCCCGCATGGCCGGGGCGCTGCTGCGGGGCCGGCCGGGTCAGGGGCTGCGGGCGAAGGCGGCGCCGTGGCGGCTGCTGAGCTTCTCCCTGCCGATGACGCTCGGCGTGATCGTGCTGCTGGCGCTGCTGGTGCTGCCGGTTCAGGTGCGGCTGGTTCCGGCGGGCGGGTGA